In Mucilaginibacter celer, one DNA window encodes the following:
- a CDS encoding nucleotidyltransferase family protein, whose amino-acid sequence MKPTLLILAAGMASRYGSMKQVDGFGPNGETIIDYSIYDAIKAGFGKVSFIIREEFAENFKAIFEPKLAGRIETDYVFQSFDLKPFGIDKEIERAKPWGTAHAVLAARNQVNEPFCVINADDYYGYDSFEKMAKFLTTEVKDDLYSLVGYQIDRTLSDYGSVSRGVCEVNAEGNMVEINERTEVYFKEDGSVAYKDATGEHPLPNDTRVSMNFWGFTPAIFKQSEQMFVDFVAANENNPKAEFFIPLAADKLIKDGTAAFKVIPTGSKWFGVTYKEDKPIVQKSISDLVANGVYPEKLWD is encoded by the coding sequence ATGAAACCCACCTTATTAATATTGGCAGCCGGAATGGCCAGCCGCTATGGCAGCATGAAGCAGGTTGACGGCTTTGGCCCCAACGGCGAAACCATTATTGATTATTCGATATATGATGCTATAAAAGCCGGCTTTGGCAAAGTGAGCTTCATTATCCGCGAGGAGTTTGCCGAAAATTTTAAAGCTATCTTCGAACCTAAGCTGGCCGGCCGTATCGAAACAGATTACGTATTTCAGAGCTTCGACCTTAAGCCATTTGGTATCGATAAAGAAATTGAACGCGCCAAACCATGGGGTACAGCCCATGCTGTTTTAGCAGCCCGCAACCAGGTTAACGAACCGTTCTGCGTAATTAATGCCGACGATTATTATGGTTATGATTCGTTCGAGAAAATGGCCAAATTTTTAACCACCGAGGTTAAAGATGATCTGTACTCGCTGGTAGGTTATCAAATTGACCGTACTTTATCTGATTACGGCTCAGTATCGCGCGGTGTGTGCGAGGTTAATGCCGAGGGCAACATGGTTGAAATTAACGAGCGTACCGAGGTTTACTTTAAAGAAGACGGCAGCGTAGCTTACAAAGACGCCACTGGCGAGCATCCGCTTCCTAATGATACCCGCGTATCCATGAATTTCTGGGGCTTTACTCCGGCCATATTTAAACAAAGTGAGCAAATGTTTGTGGATTTTGTGGCTGCTAACGAAAACAATCCAAAAGCAGAGTTCTTTATCCCGCTTGCTGCCGATAAATTAATTAAAGATGGTACAGCCGCATTTAAGGTGATCCCGACCGGCTCAAAATGGTTTGGCGTTACTTATAAAGAAGATAAGCCGATTGTTCAGAAAAGCATTTCTGATTTGGTAGCCAACGGCGTATATCCCGAAAAACTTTGGGACTAA
- a CDS encoding transposase, with amino-acid sequence MTSLVQARGVKLIAINCMPDHIHLFVGFKPTILISDFVKEIKVQSNEFINSKQWMRRRFKWQEGYGVFSYSHSHINLVVNYVQNQEIHHQKKTFKQEYMGLLKKFEIPFEDEYLFDFIEQ; translated from the coding sequence ATTACGTCGCTGGTCCAAGCCCGCGGTGTAAAATTAATTGCGATAAATTGCATGCCCGATCATATACACCTTTTTGTAGGCTTTAAACCAACCATATTAATTTCCGATTTTGTTAAGGAGATCAAGGTGCAAAGCAATGAATTTATTAATAGTAAACAGTGGATGCGAAGACGATTTAAATGGCAGGAAGGATATGGTGTTTTCTCCTACTCACACTCGCATATCAATTTGGTTGTTAATTATGTTCAAAACCAGGAAATCCATCATCAGAAAAAAACATTCAAACAGGAATATATGGGATTGTTAAAGAAATTCGAAATTCCGTTTGAAGATGAATATTTGTTTGATTTTATTGAGCAATAA
- the dnaK gene encoding molecular chaperone DnaK, with translation MSKIIGIDLGTTNSCVAVMEGNEPVVIANSEGKRTTPSVVAFIDNGERKVGDPAKRQAITNPTKTISSIKRFMGNQFSEVTSEAARVPYNVVKGDNNTPRVEIGDRKYTPQEISAMILQKMKKTAEDFLGTEVTEAVITVPAYFNDAQRQATKEAGEIAGLKVRRIINEPTAAALAYGFDKAHKDMKIAVFDCGGGTHDVSILELGDGVFEVKATDGDTHLGGDDFDQVIIDWLAEEFKSDEGLDLRKDPMALQRLKESAEKAKIELSSSAQTEINLPYITAVDGMPKHLVKTLSRAKFEQLADSLIKRTIDPCKSALKNAGLNTSDIDEVILVGGSTRIPAIQEAVEKFFGKAPSKGVNPDEVVAIGAAIQGGVLTGEVKDVLLLDVTPLSLGIETMGGVMTKLIESNTTIPTKKSETFSTASDSQPSVEIHILQGERPMAAGNRTIGRFHLDGIPPAPRGVPQIEVTFDIDANGILHVSAKDKATGKEQKIRIEASSGLTDAEIKKMKDEAEANADADKKAKEEVEKLNGADALIFSTEKQLKEYGDKIPADKKAPIEAGLAKLKEAYSAKNFDAIEAAQTELNTAWTAASEDMYKAAEGGAQGAPADGQPGAGPQDNSDTVTDVDFEEVK, from the coding sequence ATGTCTAAAATAATTGGAATCGACTTAGGAACAACCAACTCCTGCGTTGCTGTAATGGAAGGCAACGAGCCTGTAGTTATAGCTAACAGCGAGGGTAAACGTACTACGCCGTCTGTAGTGGCTTTTATTGATAATGGCGAACGTAAAGTTGGTGATCCTGCAAAACGCCAGGCTATCACTAACCCTACAAAAACCATTTCGTCGATAAAACGCTTTATGGGTAACCAGTTTAGTGAAGTTACAAGCGAAGCGGCCCGCGTACCTTACAATGTAGTTAAAGGTGACAACAACACTCCACGTGTTGAAATTGGGGACCGTAAATATACGCCTCAGGAGATCTCGGCCATGATCCTTCAAAAAATGAAGAAAACTGCCGAAGACTTTTTGGGTACTGAAGTAACTGAAGCGGTTATTACAGTTCCTGCTTACTTTAACGATGCTCAGCGCCAGGCTACTAAAGAAGCCGGTGAAATTGCTGGCTTAAAAGTTCGTCGTATCATTAACGAGCCTACTGCTGCTGCTTTGGCTTACGGTTTTGATAAAGCGCACAAGGATATGAAAATTGCTGTGTTTGACTGCGGTGGTGGTACGCATGACGTATCTATCCTGGAGTTGGGCGATGGCGTTTTTGAAGTAAAAGCAACCGACGGTGATACGCACTTAGGTGGCGACGACTTTGACCAGGTAATCATCGACTGGTTGGCTGAAGAATTTAAAAGCGACGAAGGTTTAGACCTGCGTAAAGACCCAATGGCTTTACAACGCTTAAAAGAATCGGCCGAGAAAGCTAAAATTGAGTTATCAAGCTCAGCACAAACTGAAATTAACCTGCCATACATCACTGCTGTTGATGGTATGCCTAAGCACCTGGTTAAAACTTTAAGCCGTGCTAAATTTGAGCAACTGGCTGATAGCCTGATTAAACGTACTATCGATCCCTGTAAATCGGCTTTGAAAAATGCTGGTTTAAACACTTCTGATATCGACGAAGTAATTTTGGTAGGTGGTTCAACCCGGATCCCTGCTATCCAGGAAGCTGTTGAAAAATTCTTCGGTAAAGCTCCTTCAAAAGGTGTTAACCCTGATGAGGTTGTAGCTATCGGTGCTGCTATTCAGGGTGGTGTATTAACCGGTGAGGTTAAGGATGTATTGTTGTTAGACGTTACCCCGCTTTCATTAGGTATTGAAACTATGGGTGGTGTAATGACTAAATTGATCGAATCAAACACTACCATCCCTACTAAAAAATCTGAAACTTTCTCAACTGCCAGCGACAGCCAGCCATCTGTTGAGATCCACATATTACAAGGTGAGCGCCCAATGGCTGCGGGTAACCGTACTATCGGCCGTTTCCACCTGGATGGTATTCCACCAGCACCTCGCGGTGTGCCTCAAATTGAAGTAACTTTCGATATTGATGCTAACGGTATCCTACATGTGTCTGCAAAAGATAAAGCTACAGGTAAAGAGCAAAAAATCCGTATCGAAGCTTCTTCGGGCTTAACTGATGCCGAGATCAAAAAGATGAAAGATGAAGCTGAAGCTAATGCTGATGCTGACAAAAAGGCAAAAGAAGAAGTTGAAAAACTGAACGGTGCCGATGCCCTGATCTTCTCGACAGAAAAACAACTGAAAGAGTATGGCGATAAGATCCCTGCTGATAAAAAAGCGCCTATTGAAGCTGGTTTAGCTAAATTGAAAGAAGCTTACTCAGCTAAAAACTTTGACGCTATTGAAGCTGCACAAACAGAGCTCAACACAGCGTGGACTGCTGCATCTGAAGATATGTACAAAGCTGCTGAGGGCGGTGCACAAGGCGCGCCAGCTGATGGCCAGCCAGGTGCAGGTCCGCAGGATAATTCGGATACAGTTACCGATGTTGATTTTGAAGAAGTGAAATAA